A part of Pectinophora gossypiella chromosome Z, ilPecGoss1.1, whole genome shotgun sequence genomic DNA contains:
- the LOC126380140 gene encoding uncharacterized protein C19orf47 homolog isoform X2, whose amino-acid sequence MDPTRMWVSFFTSAGIPSDIAATYALTFMDNRIQNDMLLYLNKDNLWDMGIRQMGDVIAILRHAKQVHKSTVWNRIQRTTVSNMVPVAAVAARFTAAQPLSLASRTLEHCTRNPISKVFLPVQAQKRKSYEMSNTVDLDKKKSRLIRFGTPPKEASEEATVSKQTVFARLGISDSVAIAAVKGSTIITDVKSVFARLGSKPEDPPMQKDGIHSTPSFNNLTVTTSKDNIRKISCTGRADEAPLPDKEKQALPKAKSVTFSETVQYKEIEAVYKAIVKPKFRTVFNKPGRSLSMFEGGGRVKARLGIKANTKKFTITRNM is encoded by the exons ATGGATCCTACCA GGATGTGGGTGAGCTTTTTCACCTCAGCTGGTATACCATCAGATATAGCAGCCACATATGCTCTGACCTTCATGGACAACCGGATCCAGAATGACATGTTACTCTATCTAAATAAGGATAATCTTTGGGATATGGGCATCAGACAAATGGGAGATGTTATTGCTATTTTACG GCATGCCAAGCAAGTGCACAAGAGCACAGTGTGGAATCGCATTCAGAGAACCACGGTCAGCAACATGGTGCCCGTTGCTGCTGTTGCCGCTCGCTTCACCGCAGCGCAGCCACTGTCAC TGGCAAGTCGCACTCTGGAGCACTGCACGAGAAACCCGATCTCGAAGGTATTCTTGCCTGTGCAGGCGCAAAAGAGAAAATCCTATGAAAT GTCAAATACAGTAGATTTGGATAAAAAGAAATCTCGGCTCATCAGATTTGGAACTCCGCCAAAGGAAGCTAGTGAAGAAG CCACAGTAAGCAAGCAGACAGTGTTCGCTCGTCTCGGCATCTCGGATTCGGTGGCCATAGCTGCAGTCAAGGGTTCCACCATCATAACCGACGTTAAGTCCGTCTTCGCGCGTCTCGGCTCCAAGCCTGAAGACCCACCCATGCAGAAAGACGGCATTCACTCCACTCCGTCTTTCAACAACCTCACTGTTACTACCTCAAAGGATAATATCAGAAAGATATCATGCACTGGGAGAGCGGATGAAGCACCATTGCCTGACAAAGAGAAACAAGCGTTACCTAAAGCAAAGTCTGTGACGTTCTCCGAAACAGTGCAGTATAAAGAAATCGAAGCAGTTTACAAAGCGATTGTGAAGCCAAAGTTCAGAACAGTCTTTAATAAGCCCGGGAGGAGTTTGTCTATGTTCGAAGGAGGCGGCAGAGTCAAAGCTAGGTTAGGAATAAAAGCCAATACAAAAAAATTTACTATTACTAGAAATATGTGA
- the LOC126380140 gene encoding uncharacterized protein C19orf47 homolog isoform X1 — translation MDPTIGIYFLLGMWVSFFTSAGIPSDIAATYALTFMDNRIQNDMLLYLNKDNLWDMGIRQMGDVIAILRHAKQVHKSTVWNRIQRTTVSNMVPVAAVAARFTAAQPLSLASRTLEHCTRNPISKVFLPVQAQKRKSYEMSNTVDLDKKKSRLIRFGTPPKEASEEATVSKQTVFARLGISDSVAIAAVKGSTIITDVKSVFARLGSKPEDPPMQKDGIHSTPSFNNLTVTTSKDNIRKISCTGRADEAPLPDKEKQALPKAKSVTFSETVQYKEIEAVYKAIVKPKFRTVFNKPGRSLSMFEGGGRVKARLGIKANTKKFTITRNM, via the exons ATGGATCCTACCA ttgGTATATATTTTCTTCTAGGGATGTGGGTGAGCTTTTTCACCTCAGCTGGTATACCATCAGATATAGCAGCCACATATGCTCTGACCTTCATGGACAACCGGATCCAGAATGACATGTTACTCTATCTAAATAAGGATAATCTTTGGGATATGGGCATCAGACAAATGGGAGATGTTATTGCTATTTTACG GCATGCCAAGCAAGTGCACAAGAGCACAGTGTGGAATCGCATTCAGAGAACCACGGTCAGCAACATGGTGCCCGTTGCTGCTGTTGCCGCTCGCTTCACCGCAGCGCAGCCACTGTCAC TGGCAAGTCGCACTCTGGAGCACTGCACGAGAAACCCGATCTCGAAGGTATTCTTGCCTGTGCAGGCGCAAAAGAGAAAATCCTATGAAAT GTCAAATACAGTAGATTTGGATAAAAAGAAATCTCGGCTCATCAGATTTGGAACTCCGCCAAAGGAAGCTAGTGAAGAAG CCACAGTAAGCAAGCAGACAGTGTTCGCTCGTCTCGGCATCTCGGATTCGGTGGCCATAGCTGCAGTCAAGGGTTCCACCATCATAACCGACGTTAAGTCCGTCTTCGCGCGTCTCGGCTCCAAGCCTGAAGACCCACCCATGCAGAAAGACGGCATTCACTCCACTCCGTCTTTCAACAACCTCACTGTTACTACCTCAAAGGATAATATCAGAAAGATATCATGCACTGGGAGAGCGGATGAAGCACCATTGCCTGACAAAGAGAAACAAGCGTTACCTAAAGCAAAGTCTGTGACGTTCTCCGAAACAGTGCAGTATAAAGAAATCGAAGCAGTTTACAAAGCGATTGTGAAGCCAAAGTTCAGAACAGTCTTTAATAAGCCCGGGAGGAGTTTGTCTATGTTCGAAGGAGGCGGCAGAGTCAAAGCTAGGTTAGGAATAAAAGCCAATACAAAAAAATTTACTATTACTAGAAATATGTGA
- the LOC126380140 gene encoding uncharacterized protein C19orf47 homolog isoform X3 → MWVSFFTSAGIPSDIAATYALTFMDNRIQNDMLLYLNKDNLWDMGIRQMGDVIAILRHAKQVHKSTVWNRIQRTTVSNMVPVAAVAARFTAAQPLSLASRTLEHCTRNPISKVFLPVQAQKRKSYEMSNTVDLDKKKSRLIRFGTPPKEASEEATVSKQTVFARLGISDSVAIAAVKGSTIITDVKSVFARLGSKPEDPPMQKDGIHSTPSFNNLTVTTSKDNIRKISCTGRADEAPLPDKEKQALPKAKSVTFSETVQYKEIEAVYKAIVKPKFRTVFNKPGRSLSMFEGGGRVKARLGIKANTKKFTITRNM, encoded by the exons ATGTGGGTGAGCTTTTTCACCTCAGCTGGTATACCATCAGATATAGCAGCCACATATGCTCTGACCTTCATGGACAACCGGATCCAGAATGACATGTTACTCTATCTAAATAAGGATAATCTTTGGGATATGGGCATCAGACAAATGGGAGATGTTATTGCTATTTTACG GCATGCCAAGCAAGTGCACAAGAGCACAGTGTGGAATCGCATTCAGAGAACCACGGTCAGCAACATGGTGCCCGTTGCTGCTGTTGCCGCTCGCTTCACCGCAGCGCAGCCACTGTCAC TGGCAAGTCGCACTCTGGAGCACTGCACGAGAAACCCGATCTCGAAGGTATTCTTGCCTGTGCAGGCGCAAAAGAGAAAATCCTATGAAAT GTCAAATACAGTAGATTTGGATAAAAAGAAATCTCGGCTCATCAGATTTGGAACTCCGCCAAAGGAAGCTAGTGAAGAAG CCACAGTAAGCAAGCAGACAGTGTTCGCTCGTCTCGGCATCTCGGATTCGGTGGCCATAGCTGCAGTCAAGGGTTCCACCATCATAACCGACGTTAAGTCCGTCTTCGCGCGTCTCGGCTCCAAGCCTGAAGACCCACCCATGCAGAAAGACGGCATTCACTCCACTCCGTCTTTCAACAACCTCACTGTTACTACCTCAAAGGATAATATCAGAAAGATATCATGCACTGGGAGAGCGGATGAAGCACCATTGCCTGACAAAGAGAAACAAGCGTTACCTAAAGCAAAGTCTGTGACGTTCTCCGAAACAGTGCAGTATAAAGAAATCGAAGCAGTTTACAAAGCGATTGTGAAGCCAAAGTTCAGAACAGTCTTTAATAAGCCCGGGAGGAGTTTGTCTATGTTCGAAGGAGGCGGCAGAGTCAAAGCTAGGTTAGGAATAAAAGCCAATACAAAAAAATTTACTATTACTAGAAATATGTGA
- the LOC126380132 gene encoding gamma-soluble NSF attachment protein-like → MSGKLQEAQEHCRAAEKFLKTSLLRWKPDFDSAADEYSQAAQCYRIARDLKMSKECHLKASEYYLKNRAFFHAAKALENAIIVAKEMATPQELYNLATESASLYQQHGSGDSGANVLDKAAKILENNSPELAVKLFQQAADVSSTESSQHQGAEYISKASRILVKLQRYDEAVDSLRREIGFHQEAGNTGAVGRLTVAIVLVQLARGDAVAAEKAYKEWGNNCEAPEIETLETLLQAYDEEDREAAKRALRSPFIRSMDVEYARLASTVPLPEGIDLPPRQAVRENAAPSYVSPNAPSSAGDEAVASAPAPTNTSENNHEESPYETVTYEKKTDDEDDLC, encoded by the exons ATGTCAGGTAAATTACAAGAAGCACAGGAGCATTGCAGAGCGGCTGAGAAATT cTTGAAGACTTCGTTACTCCGATGGAAGCCGGATTTTGATTCAGCTGCGGATGAATACAGTCAAGCAG CACAATGTTATCGCATCGCACGCGACTTGAAGATGTCTAAGGAATGTCATCTAAAGGCGTCAGAGTACTACTTGAAGAATCGTGCCTTCTTCCATGCGGCTAAGGCGCTCGAAAACGCTATCATCGTCGCCAAGGAAATGGCTACACCTCAggag CTATACAACTTAGCGACGGAGTCGGCGAGCTTGTACCAGCAGCACGGCTCGGGTGACTCCGGGGCTAATGTCCTGGATAAAGCTGCCAAAATTCTCGAGAACAACTCCCCAGAACTGGCTGTCAAACTGTTCCAACAGGCCGCTGATGTTTCTTCT ACGGAAAGCAGTCAACATCAGGGTGCTGAGTACATCAGCAAGGCTTCAAGAATATTGGTCAAGCTGCAAAG gtACGATGAGGCAGTGGACAGTCTGCGGCGAGAGATCGGCTTCCACCAGGAGGCTGGTAACACTGGCGCTGTGGGGAGGCTGACCGTTGCCATAGTGTTGGTGCAGCTCGCGAGAGGAGATGCTGTGGCTGCTGAGAAGGCTTACAAG GAATGGGGCAATAACTGTGAAGCTCCAGAGATAGAAACGCTGGAGACGTTGCTCCAAGCTTACGATGAGGAGGACCGGGAAGCTGCCAAACGGGCCTTGCGTTCCCCCTTCATCCGGAGTATGGATGTTGAGTACGCTAGACTGGCAAGTACTGTGCCGCTGCCCGAGGGCATTGACCTCCCACCTCGACAGGCTGTTAGGGAGAACGCTGCGCCGTCTTACGTCAGCCCGAACGCGccg AGCAGCGCAGGTGATGAGGCAGTCGCGAGTGCGCCGGCGCCGACTAACACAAGTGAGAACAACCACGAAGAATCTCCATACGAAACCGTAACTTACGAGAAAAAGACGGACGATGAAGATGACCTGTGTTAG